The genomic DNA GCGAACTGGCTCAGCTCCGGCGGCGGTTTGCGGTTCTCGCCCTCGGGGCTGCTGAAGACGAAGACCCGGCCCGGTTCCGGCAACTCGCCGTTGCGGTTGCAGCGGCCCGCCGCCTGGGCGATGGAGTCGAGCCCGGCCAAGGCCCGGTAGACGGTCGGGAACGAGAAATCCACCCCGGCCTCGACCAGGGAGGTGGCGACCAGACGCACCGGCGCTCCGCTCTTCAGGTCCTTGCGGATCGCCGCCAGTTCCGCCCGGCGATGGGCCGCGCACAGGCAGGTGGACAAATGGCGGGCGCTTCGGGGTTCGTTCAGCCCGTTGGCGACCTGACGCAGCAGATCGCGCGCGTGCCGCCGGTTGTTGACGATGCACAGGACCTGACGCTCCGCCCGCAGGCGCTCCGCCAGTTCCTCGTCGCCGAGCGGTTCCCTGATGCGCTCGACCGTCACCCGCTTCAGCCGCCGGTACAGCCCCTGAGGGTCGGGCGCCAGTTCCCGAACTCTCTCCAGCCCGCCCTTGAAGCCGGAGTCGACGGTCACCGCCGGCTGGGTGGCGGTGCAGAGAACCACCGAGGTCCGGTAGCCGCGCGCCAGTTCCCGCAAGGCCTCCAGGCAGGGCAGAAGGTACTTCAGGGGAAGGGTCTGCGCCTCGTCCAGGATCACCACCGACCCGGCGATGGCGTGCAGTTTGCGGCAGGGCGAGGTGCGGTTGGAGAACAGGCTCTCAAAGAACTGCACCGCCGTGGTGACGACGATGGGCCGGTCCCAGTTCTCGGCGGCGCGGCGCAGCTTCGCGATGCCATCGCGTCCCTCCTCCTCCGAATCGTCCGCGGCGCGTTTCCCCTTGTCCGGTCCCGGGCCGAAATCGAAGCCGCTGTGGTGTTCCTGAACGGCGTCGCGGTCGCCCAGCGCCGTCCGGAAGACATCGGCGGTCTGCTCGACGATGGAGGTGAAGGGAATGACGTAGATGACCCGGCGCAGATTGTGCCGCTCCGCATGATCCAGCGCGAAGGCCAACGAGGCCAGCGTCTTGCCGCCACCGGTCGGCACCGTGAGGGAGAACAGGCCGGGCGCCTGTTCCGAACCAGCCCTGGCCGCCGCCAGCACCTCCGCCCGCAGGGCGTTGACCGGCCCGCTCTCCCCTTCGAATCGGGACAGGTGGCGGTCGAGCCGCCCGCGCAAATCCCCGATGGTCAGCGGGCAACCGCGATCGACCTCCTCCTTCCGGAATTCGGCGTAGAAGCGCTCCGTTTCCAGGCGGTCGGCATCGATCAGGCAGGAGAACAGCATCCGAATCAGGAAGGGGAGAGAAAAGCTGTGCGAGAACCCTTCCGACAGGACGGGAGCGGACAGGTCGGCGCCGGCCGGCGCCACGTCCTGCTCCGGCTCCAGGCGGTGCGGACGGCACCCGGCCAGCCGATCGTTCAGGG from Azospirillum brasilense includes the following:
- a CDS encoding CRISPR-associated endonuclease Cas3'', encoding MHAHSVFGQSEDAWEPLADHLKAVASKAAELAAPFGGGGVAEAMGALHDAGKANPAFQAYIRGLGPGVDHSTAGAVIAAERYGPVLGRMMAFGIAGHHAGLANGRIPGGGLSSLNDRLAGCRPHRLEPEQDVAPAGADLSAPVLSEGFSHSFSLPFLIRMLFSCLIDADRLETERFYAEFRKEEVDRGCPLTIGDLRGRLDRHLSRFEGESGPVNALRAEVLAAARAGSEQAPGLFSLTVPTGGGKTLASLAFALDHAERHNLRRVIYVIPFTSIVEQTADVFRTALGDRDAVQEHHSGFDFGPGPDKGKRAADDSEEEGRDGIAKLRRAAENWDRPIVVTTAVQFFESLFSNRTSPCRKLHAIAGSVVILDEAQTLPLKYLLPCLEALRELARGYRTSVVLCTATQPAVTVDSGFKGGLERVRELAPDPQGLYRRLKRVTVERIREPLGDEELAERLRAERQVLCIVNNRRHARDLLRQVANGLNEPRSARHLSTCLCAAHRRAELAAIRKDLKSGAPVRLVATSLVEAGVDFSFPTVYRALAGLDSIAQAAGRCNRNGELPEPGRVFVFSSPEGENRKPPPELSQFAEVAASILRTHDDPLGLDTIRAYFQRLYWQRGREELDAALVGEGAEPIKGILEALRLYQRGQDYPFADIAKAFRIIESPLVPVIVPYGPADDPDAVPRLLRNLDHVSAEKTGGIARALQPYLVQIPRSARNALIAAGAAEYVRKGEFGEQFVRLVNDDLYHPDVGLDWDDPTFRNLDLF